AGAGCCAAGCTCAAGTGCTCCCAAACTCAGCAAATGCAGGGACATATATGAAGATATGAAGACTTAAACAACACTGGCAATATGCCTTTACTAACTACCACTGGAAGTCTGAAAAAAGGTGAAACCGTATGGAAACTATGTACCATAAACTCAACAGATGGAATGTACATTTCTACCGGTGTTTGGCTCAGATGCGCTACCAGTGTTAGGCTCAAATGTGCCAAAACTCAACAAGTGTAATATATGATGAAGCTATGAAGACATAAAGAACACTGGCAATATGCCTCTAGTAACTATGATTGAAACCATAAACAGGATAAGTAGGTTTAGTAGTGTGAAAGAGAAATATCTAATTCCTGTTTTGCTTACCTGTGCCCTGATAATTGCACTTTTCTTATCTTGCTCGGCCTTCTCAACAATGAACTTGGCACGCTCAGCTTTCTGAGCAGCAACCTGTTTGGCTTCAATGGCATGAGTGAACTCTTTACAAAAGCTGAGACTGGTAATGGACACATCATCCAGAGCAATGTTGAAATTCTTTGCCCTCTCTGTCAGAACCTTCCTGATCTCCCTGCTCACGGCCTGCCATTACATGAAGGATAAGTTAGTAACATATTTCAAGTAAGACCAGCATCTACTATAGCATGGAAAGCATGTACACACAGCAAACATGGTGAAGCTGTACCTCTCTGTGTGATTAGCATTGTATTGGGCAACCACAGCTTTGGGTGTTTCATGAATGATTGAAGGCAACACTCTCTCATTATAGTTCTCTCCCAGTGGGCCCTATCCATAGTTGGTAGTCTCTGGTATTGGTTGTGTAAGAACACGGGGACTAATTCTCGCCTGCCCAAATTATCAAGCGGTATCAAATATATGCAAGGAACTGCTGTGTAAACGCTACTTTTAAAAAGAAAAGAAGCGCATGGCCACTAGCAAATCCACATAGTCAGAATGATATAACTTGTTCAGCATCAGCCAACCATCTTAAATCGTCATGGCGGCGTATAATGATGAAGCAAAAAAAAAGTACTTGTGACAGATTCAAAGCGAATGAGTTGAAATGCTTATTCACAGGCAATATATTATGGTGACCACTGTTAATAAATTAAAAGCAAATTAGCCAAGATGCATATTCACAGAGCATAGACACTAGACAGTGCATATGGTACAATGCAGTAGGATTTCGTAGATCAGCTGAAATGGGATGCATTGAAATCCAAATGAGTCAACAAAAATTGACTCCATCAACGGCAGGTGTGCGGTAGCAGCTGTTGTCACGGACCGGAAACTCAGAAATGATAATGGCAAACACATTACGTGTACCCGACGCCACCCACCTATCAAAATTGATAAACACTTCAGATGTGTCCAATCCTATTACAGGGCTCAGAAATGACAATGCCACGACCCTTTACATGTACCAGACCCCATCAACCTGTCCAAATTGCTATATGCACGACCCTGTTACAGTCTACAATTACAGAATATGCTCAAAAATGAACCCCAACCACATGTCCAAATCGCTAGCAAATTAATCACTTCACATGTGTCTGAACCTCTCAGAGGATACAATTGAAGAACATCAACAGGCCAACTAAAATAGGACCCTCCCAATCATGGATTTGGCACCCAGGTAAGCAATAAATCACGCATCTGTTCTAGGCGACGAGGGATCGAGACAGGAGAACGTTACCAATCCCGGCTCCCGAAGGTGTTCTCCACCAGCTTGGGTTGGGTCGTGCGCAGACGTCGTAGATGATCGCTTCTGGAGCCACTAGATGACGATTTGGGTCCCCTCGGCGTACACCTGCACGGAGCAAACGCCCAAGGGCGACCAGAAATCAACCACGGACCAATCGCGCAGAAAACAACAGCGAGCAAGCAAAGCCATCCAAGGATCGGCCCGAGGGTTACCTTTTCCTTGATCCCCTCGCCTCGAGGCGGTTGAAGACGACTTGTGGCGGGTCTTGTTGCCCCGCGCCGCCCAGCAGCCTGAGCCTGACCAGCGCGCTCGGCGTCCGTGCCCCCATTGAAGTTCGTCGCGATCGCTGGCTCGCCGGAGTGGGGAGGGGCGGCGGAGGCCGGGGTTTAGCTAGGGTTTACTCGGGCGATTTGGGGGAGAATGGgatgcggaggaggaggcggcgggcggaggaagagggagaggggtcCGGGCCGGGAGATCGGGGACGCCCGATTTCAAACGGACGGCACGGATGGGAGAGTCGGGCAGCGCTGGGCCGCCGGCTTCCGGTTCCGGCGCAAGATGGTCTCTGTGCTCCTGACTCGTGGGTCCCGCGCGTCAGGAAACGGTTTTGGGCTTTTTTTTTCTGGCGTGTGACCGGCCGACTCGCACAGGTGTAATTGTGACACGCAGGGCTGGATCAGATCGGACGGCCTCCGTGAATTCCCATCCACCACGAAAGAACCCTGGTCGTCCGATTAAGCTCACCTGCTCCCTCGGTATTAATACCACCGCCGCATCAGAATGGCTCCCATCACTTTCTCTTCTCGgagccacctcctcctccatgcTCTCCTCGCCGCGCGCCTCCCGCCACCACCTTCGCCGGAGAGACCTCCGACGGCGTCGCGTCGATGGGCGGAGGAAAGCAAGCCCTC
This window of the Triticum aestivum cultivar Chinese Spring chromosome 5D, IWGSC CS RefSeq v2.1, whole genome shotgun sequence genome carries:
- the LOC123123731 gene encoding uncharacterized protein isoform X5, with translation MGARTPSALVRLRLLGGAGQQDPPQVVFNRLEARGSRKRCTPRGPKSSSSGSRSDHLRRLRTTQPKLVENTFGSRDWRELVPVFLHNQYQRLPTMDRAHWERTIMRECCLQSFMKHPKLWLPNTMLITQRGREQGDQEGSDREGKEFQHCSG